Below is a window of Jonesiaceae bacterium BS-20 DNA.
TCGTTCTTAAGGAGCACGGCACTTTGCTCTGCTAATTTCAGTGCAACAGCCTTGTGCTGATCTGTAGATACGTTAGAAACAGCTACATCTGGAACTGGATTGTCAAAGAGTCCCTTTTCAATGTAAGTCTTAACTACGTTAAAGGCCGCTGTATCAATCTGCACCTGAGTAATCTGCCCCGCAGCCAGTGCCGCATCGAGTTTTTCAGGGGTGTACCAGATTGGACGGTTGAGTTCTTGGTCCATTCCTGCAGCTAGCGACTCAGCGGTGGAGTGAACCGACCCAAAGTCACTCATCACATATCCATCAAATCCCATCTTGTCACGCAAGCTGGTGTTAAGAATTGGATCTTCGCAGGTGTAGACACCATTGATTTGGTTGTACGAACACATGACGCTACCGGGATCGCTCTCTGCAATTGCAATTTCATAGGGCAGGTCATACACCTGACGAAACACCCGCTCGCTCATGTTTGAGGAGCTCTTTTGGCGATCAATCTCTTGTTCATTGGCAATGTAGTGTTTCAGGTTTGCAACTACGGGCTTGTCAGGATTTCCGTTCTCAAGACCCCGCACATTGGCTGCCGCCATCAAACCACCAAGAAGGGCATCTTCTCCAAAGTACTCCGATGTCCGACCAGAAAGTGGTGTCCTACCCGACGCAAGCCCCGGCCCCAGGACTACCGCCTTGCGGGAGTCAAAGGTTTCGCTAGCATGCATCGCCCCTTTAAGTTCCCCAAGTTCAAGGTTCCAGGTCGCAGCAACCGCAATTGGAGCTGGCCAGGCTGTGGTGCCGGGTGTACTGTGGACGCCCTCCGCACCGTTGGCGTAGATAACCAGCGGAGTACACGGTAGTTGCTCGGGATAAACCACTCCCGAGAAGGTCGTTTGGGTAGGGGTGTTCGCGGCTTGTTCATTCATCCAACGATATTTTTGATGCTGGCTACTTGCGTCTAGTAGCAACGTGGCCCGCTCCTCAGCGGACTTCGATGTGTCCGCCCACGCACACACTTCTTCTTCCAATGCTTGGCTAGTTCCCTCGTCCGCGGTGCCCTCATTAGGGGTTAATGATTGCGGAACCATGAGCATCGTGCTTAACAAACCTGACGCAAATATCTTCTTTGCAAACTGCAGTGATCGTAACTTCAAGATCTCCACCTCTCTGTGGAAAATTACCTGTCGAATCTCGACCTAGCAACAAAATGATTCGGTCTTGAAACGCTTCACTTTGATGCTTGAATTATGACTCTAATTTCAGCCTTGAGTCAAGGGGGCTGCGGAGGGTCCGGCAATCCGCCTCCGCTCAGCAACCCCTCCAACCCTGCAATTCTGTCCAAATAAAACCTTTTGACCTGTGGTTATGCACAGAAACCCGAAGCCGCCGCCGCAACCCAAGGGGCGAGACTGCAGCAAACTGGTCTCACCGAACGAGCACGAAACTCAGCAAGAATAGATTGAATCGCTTCAGTTTTCTGTTGCGCATAGCAATAGGGGGCGCTGAGTTGTTGATAATGCCTAGATTTGAAATTTGGAGTTCCTGAGTGCAACTACCGCGGACAACCCGCTTCTCTGCACTCCTAATACTTGGCGCTCGGCGGGGATTGAGGCCCCGTGATCTCCGTGGAATATGCTGAGGGGATGAAACAGTTTGGCACCTCCCGGGTTCCTCGCAAGGAGCAAGCCAGCATCGCCGATGTGGCAAGACTTGCGGAAGTCTCCCTGGGAACCGTTTCGAATGCTCTCAACCGTCCCCAGATCGTCAGCGCGAAGACACTCGTACGAGTTCAGAAGGCCATTGAGGACCTCGGGTACTCCCGTAATTCAAATGCCTCCGCATTGGCAAGAGGCCACAGCCAGACTGTGGGTCTCGTACTTATCAGCCTGGACAATTCGATGTTCATTGACATTGCTCGTGGCGCACAACGGACCGCCCGAAAAGCCGGAATGTACCTTCAATTGGCAGCAGCTGACGATGACCCTGAACTGCTTGATGCTCACATGAACGTACTAAATGAAGAACGCGCTGCCGGCTTAATGATCGCACCATTGCATGACCATGAACTCAGCATTGAGCGCAGTAGACGGGCAGGTTGTCCAGTAGTGGAGATCAACTATAACGCGCCGGATCGCGAGTCCTGCCGTGTGTTAATCGATAACGAGCAGGCCGGATATGTTGCTGCTAAACACCTCATTAGTTTAGGTAGGCTACACCTTTGCCTCGTTCTATCACGCCAGGACTATCAGCCGATTATTGACCGGAGAACTGGTGTGCGGCGTGCGGTGGCAGAGAGCTCTGGCAACGTAACTCTGACGGAGCTTTGGACTGATGGCCTGGATCCTGAGTTTGGCGTTTTAGCTGCGCAGGAACTCTGTGGAAGACCTGCATCCTTGCGCCCAGACGCAGTCCTGGCCGTGACCGATATGCTCGCAATGGCAATTATCAATGAGCTATCGCTGCAGGGCTTATCAGTCCCAGAGGATATTGCGGTGATGGGTTGCGACCATAATTCATCCGCTTGGGGTGGTTTCATCGCGTTGTCTTCAGTGACAATGAACGGAGTTGATCTAGGAGAGAAAGCAATTTCCCTGTTACTAGCTGAACTCCAAGAGGACCCCTCAGAACACGTTCACCAAACCATTATGCTGGAGCCAGAGATTGTCCCGCGTGAAAGCACCATCGGGCGCAACCGCACCGATTAACACGACAGAATGCCCCACTGCGGCGCCCACTGCTCACCCGGTTTGAGCCAACGCAGACCTTCGCCACTTTGCAGCGCGTTTGGTGGGGCAGTCATGGGTTCGATTGCGATCGCGGTGCAGGTTGCGTTAGCATCCGTCGAGTCGGCATCGGGGAAGTCATCCGTGACGTAGATCTGCACGTATGCAAACTCTTGGTCTGCCCACAGCTCGACCGTCTGCCCATCGGGGGCTGCGAGCGCATGGCGGTACTTTCCGTCCCGCTGCGTCAGCCCGGTAAAGCACGCGTGATCGATGGCTTCACTGACCGGCCGGCCATGTATTAGAGATTCCGGCTTACCTTGGACCTCACGGCGGGCGGTTGGGAAGTAGTTCTCATCGAGCGGAAGAATCTCACTGGCCGTGATAGTGAGAGAAAGGTCCTTCACATTCCTGTTCCCCACTCGCAGGTAGGGGTGGGCACCAATGGCTACGGGCGCCTTCTTGTTTCCCTCATTGATGATGATGTGTGTGACCGAGATTCCGGTCAGCACAAGTTCGTATTCGACTGCGGTCAGCAGTTTAAACGGGTACCCGGGCGCGTCACTGATTCTTGCTTCGAGGCGCACGCGCGCGTCCGTGCGCTCGGTAACCACGTAGTCATGATCGGCCAGAAGACCGTGGATGGCATTGGTAGTCCCAGTTTCCGATGCCTCAAGCATTTGGGGTTGTCCGTCCAGTTCCCAGGTGGCGCCGGCTACCCGGTTGGGCCACGGCACTAATACAACGCCAGCGGCCGTGGGCGGTGTTGGGTCCGTAGTTGACCGGACAATATCAATCCCACCAACCTCAAGTTTGCGCAGGCTTGCACCCCGCGGTGAAATGACAGCCCGAGTAGGCACCAATCCATCTTGCAACTACCCGAGAACCAATTCGATCATGCGGGTATTCTCCTACATAAGACGCTAAGGCGTATGGTTTCCCAGGTTCTGTAAAGGCCAAGGTCAAACTTCGCACTGCGTCCGCAAGTAATTCATTGATAGGGAGTTTACCTATTCAGTCTGCCCCCATGTCCTTCGAGCCGTCTTTCCCTCTGGCGCATAGACTCGGAAGTGTTTCGTATTTCTCTAAAGCACTCAGCATCGACAAAGAAGCCTGCTATGAGTTCTGCCATTGACAACATTCTTCAGTCCCTACCCACCGAACAAATCGCTGATCGCCTTGGCATTCCGGTTGAGTCCGCACAGCCGCTCATTGGTGAGGCCGTTGAGGCGCTGGTATCTGGGCTTTCGGCCAACTCAACCGATGAAGCGGGAGCAGCTTCGCTCGTTGAGGCCTTGGGACAGCACTCCGGTAGCTTGCTTGAAGGTGGCGTGAACTTGGCCGATGTTGATGAGCAAGACGGCAACGCAATAGTTTCCAATATCTTTGGCGGCAACACCGACTCGGTAATTAAGACGCTGGGCTCCAAGAGCAAGACCGGGGATGAGTCTCTGGTTTCCCCAGCTACTCCCCATGCTGTCCCCCGTTGTTATGGCGTACCTGTCTCAGCAGTTCCTAGGCAAAAAGGATACGGGGTCCGCAAAGTCATCGGGTGGCGGTCTCGGAGACCTCCTCGGCGGGATTCTTGGCGGGAAGAACTAGCCCGTATTTCTGATGTTCCAGCGGGGTTTGGCATTGAGTTTCTCAGTTCCGCACTTGGGAACGGTCAGACAACACTTTTGCACGCCCGTGTGGGCGGCGACTTATTCAGTCGCCGCCCACAAGAGGAAATGTTCCCCAAGAGGGGCCGGTTACGGTTGCTCGGTTTCCGCTAGTGTTGGCGCCCCTCACCTTGGCTACCGCTATGCGGTGGCCCCAACCCTACGTTTTGGAGCAAAGCGCACGAGCCTGATTGCGTTCAGGATTACCACCATGACGGAGGCCTCATGGACGAGCATTCCGGTGGACATGAACACGGTTCCAAAGATCACGCCCAGGAGTAAAAAGAACACGGTCCCCAACGCAATGATGGTGTTTTGGCGCATGTTTCGGGTGGTCGCCCGGGCTAGGTGCTTGGCGTGTACCAGTTGGTCAAACGAGCTGGACATCAGGATTACGGACGCAGTCTGCAGGGAAATGTCTG
It encodes the following:
- a CDS encoding LacI family DNA-binding transcriptional regulator — its product is MKQFGTSRVPRKEQASIADVARLAEVSLGTVSNALNRPQIVSAKTLVRVQKAIEDLGYSRNSNASALARGHSQTVGLVLISLDNSMFIDIARGAQRTARKAGMYLQLAAADDDPELLDAHMNVLNEERAAGLMIAPLHDHELSIERSRRAGCPVVEINYNAPDRESCRVLIDNEQAGYVAAKHLISLGRLHLCLVLSRQDYQPIIDRRTGVRRAVAESSGNVTLTELWTDGLDPEFGVLAAQELCGRPASLRPDAVLAVTDMLAMAIINELSLQGLSVPEDIAVMGCDHNSSAWGGFIALSSVTMNGVDLGEKAISLLLAELQEDPSEHVHQTIMLEPEIVPRESTIGRNRTD
- a CDS encoding DUF937 domain-containing protein — translated: MSSAIDNILQSLPTEQIADRLGIPVESAQPLIGEAVEALVSGLSANSTDEAGAASLVEALGQHSGSLLEGGVNLADVDEQDGNAIVSNIFGGNTDSVIKTLGSKSKTGDESLVSPATPHAVPRCYGVPVSAVPRQKGYGVRKVIGWRSRRPPRRDSWREELARISDVPAGFGIEFLSSALGNGQTTLLHARVGGDLFSRRPQEEMFPKRGRLRLLGFR